From a region of the Thermomicrobium roseum DSM 5159 genome:
- a CDS encoding serine hydrolase domain-containing protein: MDGQFEHVIQLLTRFIERGEFDGAGLAVVSGGQLALEWYGGEAAPGLPAGPRVLWPLASVSKVYTAATVLALVERGFLSLDSKVASFLPEFDSEDRRAITVRHLLTHTSGLPYEPLDMESLLRQALPLDELIEAAFTEPLVFPPGSQIGYSDLGYAVLGVLAERVTGQDFPELVRVSVLEPAGLKDTFFPLRGMSEVGRIARVVGMLGEGTRWAMYGPEYGLRLAHPAWGVMASLPDLVRFFLFFTPHAPGRLLARATVAAMTRRQTAESLGLPGWGLGFEVGGGYFGEVDLFSPAAFGHTGATGCAVWYDPAYDLLVAFVSNRHLNTGRERFILRVAAVLNGVVAAVT, from the coding sequence GTGGATGGGCAGTTCGAGCACGTCATACAGTTGTTGACCCGGTTCATCGAGCGAGGAGAGTTCGATGGTGCAGGACTCGCGGTCGTCAGCGGAGGACAGTTGGCGCTGGAATGGTATGGAGGGGAAGCAGCACCGGGGCTGCCGGCTGGACCGCGCGTGCTGTGGCCCCTGGCATCGGTGAGCAAGGTCTACACGGCTGCAACCGTGCTGGCTCTCGTCGAGCGTGGATTCCTCAGTCTGGACTCGAAAGTAGCGAGTTTCCTACCGGAGTTCGACAGCGAGGATCGGCGAGCGATCACGGTGCGGCACCTTCTTACCCATACGTCGGGTTTGCCGTACGAACCGTTGGATATGGAGTCGTTGTTACGGCAAGCGTTGCCCCTCGACGAGTTGATCGAGGCAGCGTTCACTGAGCCGCTCGTTTTCCCGCCCGGTAGCCAGATCGGCTACAGCGACCTCGGGTACGCGGTTCTCGGGGTATTGGCGGAGCGGGTGACGGGACAGGATTTTCCTGAGCTCGTACGGGTGTCCGTGTTGGAGCCGGCCGGACTGAAGGACACGTTTTTCCCGTTGCGGGGAATGAGCGAGGTCGGACGGATCGCTCGCGTCGTCGGCATGTTGGGAGAGGGAACCCGCTGGGCGATGTACGGGCCAGAGTACGGACTTCGCCTGGCACATCCCGCTTGGGGAGTGATGGCGAGCTTACCCGATCTCGTGCGCTTCTTCCTTTTCTTCACGCCGCATGCGCCGGGCCGACTCTTGGCGCGGGCAACGGTCGCGGCGATGACGAGGCGGCAAACAGCGGAATCGCTCGGGTTGCCAGGCTGGGGGCTCGGATTCGAGGTGGGTGGGGGCTATTTCGGCGAAGTCGACCTCTTCTCGCCGGCTGCATTCGGGCATACCGGAGCGACCGGCTGTGCGGTCTGGTACGATCCGGCGTACGATCTCCTCGTCGCTTTCGTGTCGAATCGGCATCTCAATACGGGGCGGGAGCGGTTCATCCTGCGTGTGGCTGCGGTGTTGAACGGCGTCGTAGCTGCCGTGACGTGA
- the rnpA gene encoding ribonuclease P protein component: protein MIARRYRLRRSSEFERVRRRGRSVSNRLLVVSFAANQLGENRYGFAIGRRVGKAVRRNKVKRWLREAVRRLHPRLRQGYDIVFVARGALADPAMTYHRVVAAVEELLDRAGLVSAESTEPDSEREHGVG from the coding sequence GTGATCGCGCGGCGGTATCGGCTCCGCCGATCCAGCGAGTTCGAACGGGTCCGGCGCCGGGGCCGATCGGTCAGCAACCGGCTGCTCGTCGTGAGCTTCGCTGCCAACCAACTGGGAGAGAACCGCTACGGGTTCGCGATCGGGCGGCGGGTCGGAAAAGCCGTGCGCCGCAACAAGGTGAAACGCTGGCTGCGGGAGGCTGTTCGTCGCCTGCATCCGCGGCTGCGCCAGGGGTACGATATCGTGTTCGTCGCCCGTGGGGCTCTCGCGGATCCAGCGATGACGTATCATCGAGTCGTCGCGGCGGTCGAGGAACTTCTCGACCGCGCTGGGCTCGTGAGCGCTGAAAGCACTGAGCCAGACTCGGAACGCGAACACGGTGTGGGATGA
- the rpmH gene encoding 50S ribosomal protein L34 — MPKRTYQPKRLRRKRVHGFLARMSTRGGRAVLKRRRLKGRWKLTVSDEKKITPSKR; from the coding sequence GTGCCGAAGAGAACATACCAGCCGAAGCGCCTGCGGCGAAAGCGCGTGCATGGCTTCCTGGCTCGCATGAGTACGCGCGGTGGCCGAGCGGTCTTGAAGCGGCGGCGCCTCAAAGGGCGTTGGAAGCTGACGGTTTCCGACGAGAAGAAGATCACACCGAGCAAGCGTTAG